A DNA window from Niabella yanshanensis contains the following coding sequences:
- a CDS encoding RagB/SusD family nutrient uptake outer membrane protein, translating to MRIKIVMLSAFILLVACMSSCKKYLDIVPDNVATLENAFAMRGEAEKYLFTCYSYMPRDGEINGTPALFGGDEVWELPDISETSAYRRLAEGNQNVIDPIGNVYWTEMYRAIRDCNIFLDNIGPVPDMEMQEKRQWIAEVKTLKAYYHFLLVRMYGPIPVIRVNLPVSAGVKEVKVFREPVDSCFGYIAQLLDEAKDDLPETIIDPQYYGKINKPIAYSLKAKVLTFAASPLFNGNAEQSGLKNSDGTPLFNSEYSEAKWQRAAGACREAIAVCEKAGIKIYEHPNVKAAFLISDTTQTELSLRMAFSEKWNSEIIWANTQSWVGRIQVIGAPDWAPSTQARVWMDNRYNAPLKVAEQFYTNNGLPINEDKTWNYGERYTTRLAPAGHRLYIRNGFPTASLNMNREPRFYANLGFDGGIWYGQGKFNDKLESDLYWLQFKLGDPIGKSSAFNGPVTGYPIKKWIHPDNVRSPSSYTTIPYPWPIMRLADLYLLYSECLNEAKGPDAEVFSYLDKVRERAGIPAVQRAWTDFSTNPAKITTKNGLREIIQRERLNELAFEQQRFWDIRRWKLAITEMNKAITGWNIYGSTTETYYRPTNIFQQRFGIKDYFWPIAESNLNVNTNLVQNLGW from the coding sequence ATGCGAATCAAAATAGTGATGCTCAGCGCTTTTATACTGCTCGTCGCATGTATGTCTTCCTGTAAGAAATACCTGGACATTGTCCCCGACAATGTAGCTACGCTGGAAAACGCGTTTGCTATGCGCGGCGAAGCCGAAAAATACCTTTTTACCTGCTACTCTTATATGCCCAGAGACGGAGAAATTAATGGCACCCCGGCTTTATTTGGAGGCGATGAAGTATGGGAACTTCCGGATATCAGTGAAACCAGCGCATATAGGCGCCTTGCTGAGGGCAACCAAAACGTAATTGATCCTATTGGTAATGTTTACTGGACGGAGATGTACCGGGCAATTCGCGATTGTAATATTTTCCTGGACAATATCGGGCCCGTTCCGGACATGGAAATGCAGGAAAAGCGGCAATGGATTGCCGAAGTAAAAACACTGAAAGCTTACTATCACTTCCTGCTGGTGCGTATGTATGGTCCGATACCGGTTATAAGAGTCAATTTACCGGTTTCTGCCGGTGTTAAGGAAGTAAAGGTTTTTCGCGAACCGGTGGACTCCTGCTTCGGGTATATCGCGCAGCTGCTGGATGAGGCTAAAGACGACCTGCCCGAAACGATTATAGACCCGCAATACTACGGGAAGATCAACAAACCGATAGCCTATAGTTTGAAGGCCAAAGTGTTGACTTTTGCCGCCAGTCCGCTGTTTAATGGCAATGCAGAGCAGTCCGGTTTGAAGAATTCAGATGGTACGCCATTATTCAATTCCGAGTATTCGGAAGCTAAATGGCAAAGAGCGGCTGGCGCCTGCCGGGAGGCGATTGCAGTATGTGAAAAAGCAGGTATCAAGATTTATGAGCATCCTAATGTAAAAGCTGCTTTTTTAATAAGTGATACTACGCAAACCGAGTTAAGCCTGAGAATGGCTTTTTCTGAAAAATGGAACTCAGAAATTATATGGGCCAATACGCAAAGCTGGGTGGGCAGGATACAGGTAATAGGTGCTCCCGATTGGGCGCCCAGCACACAGGCAAGGGTATGGATGGATAACCGTTACAACGCCCCTTTAAAAGTGGCTGAGCAATTTTACACCAATAATGGCCTGCCTATTAACGAAGACAAAACCTGGAATTATGGGGAGCGATATACTACCCGGCTGGCACCGGCAGGCCATCGCCTTTATATCAGAAACGGATTTCCTACTGCCTCGCTGAATATGAACCGTGAACCGCGTTTTTATGCCAACCTGGGTTTTGATGGTGGTATATGGTATGGACAGGGTAAGTTTAATGATAAGCTGGAATCCGATCTTTATTGGCTTCAATTTAAATTGGGCGATCCGATTGGAAAAAGCTCTGCCTTCAATGGTCCCGTTACGGGCTATCCCATAAAAAAATGGATACATCCCGATAATGTAAGAAGTCCTTCCAGTTACACGACTATTCCGTATCCATGGCCAATCATGCGTTTGGCAGATCTGTATCTTTTATACAGCGAGTGTCTGAATGAAGCAAAAGGCCCGGATGCTGAAGTATTTTCATATCTCGATAAAGTGAGGGAACGCGCGGGCATACCGGCAGTGCAACGGGCATGGACAGATTTTTCCACCAACCCGGCCAAAATTACTACTAAAAATGGCCTGCGGGAGATTATTCAACGCGAACGGTTGAATGAGCTGGCCTTTGAACAACAAAGATTCTGGGATATACGCCGTTGGAAACTGGCCATTACTGAAATGAATAAAGCCATCACAGGCTGGAATATTTATGGATCAACTACTGAAACTTATTACAGGCCAACCAATATTTTTCAGCAGCGTTTTGGGATAAAAGATTATTTCTGGCCTATCGCAGAAAGCAATCTCAATGTAAATACCAACCTGGTACAGAATCTTGGATGGTAG
- a CDS encoding DUF4959 domain-containing protein: MMKRKYQLLIGVLLLLVAFSCNRNEEYIDYTDANAPAPAQVSNVTVIPKSGGAHLVYKVPKDPNLRYVKAVWETAAGSKWEVKASYYTDTLKVEGFGDTNEYDVKLYSVGKNEKESEPLVVKIKPLQPVIQSAYESLQVAGTFGGINVKLQNPERASLAVVIMQDTLNNGNYAELTTYYTAADNVNFSIRGMDTTEKKIAVLLRDRWNNKTIQKKADIKPWFEKLIDKVSWQALELPGDNYEFVENYPLRKIFDGGFGYCCLFATRTYQLPQTFTIDLGKPVAISRMRMWPHLDAAYGGSHPKDFEIWGSNSVNPDGDYVDLANKIYRDNWQKIGTFKSFKPSGEGPVTAEDRDYALNRGEEFEFEAGIPTVRYIRFKTLNTWGISSGQTQIVIQELTLWGQEGQ, encoded by the coding sequence ATGATGAAAAGAAAATATCAGTTATTAATTGGAGTACTTCTTTTACTGGTTGCCTTTAGCTGCAACCGGAACGAAGAATACATTGATTATACAGATGCTAATGCACCTGCCCCGGCGCAGGTAAGTAATGTAACAGTAATACCTAAAAGTGGCGGTGCACACCTGGTATATAAAGTTCCGAAAGATCCCAATCTGAGATATGTTAAGGCCGTTTGGGAAACGGCTGCGGGTTCGAAGTGGGAAGTGAAGGCCTCCTATTATACCGACACCCTCAAAGTGGAAGGTTTTGGTGATACCAACGAGTATGATGTGAAATTATACAGCGTAGGAAAGAACGAAAAAGAATCGGAGCCGTTAGTAGTTAAGATCAAACCGCTGCAGCCCGTTATTCAATCAGCTTATGAAAGCCTGCAGGTAGCGGGCACTTTTGGAGGGATCAATGTAAAACTGCAAAATCCCGAGCGTGCCAGCCTCGCCGTAGTTATTATGCAGGATACGCTTAATAACGGCAATTATGCAGAACTGACTACTTACTACACCGCCGCTGATAATGTTAATTTTTCAATCAGGGGTATGGATACAACCGAAAAAAAGATTGCGGTACTGTTAAGAGATCGCTGGAATAATAAAACCATTCAGAAAAAGGCTGATATAAAGCCCTGGTTTGAAAAACTCATTGACAAAGTGAGCTGGCAGGCATTAGAGCTACCGGGAGATAATTATGAGTTTGTAGAAAACTATCCTTTGCGTAAAATTTTTGACGGTGGTTTTGGTTACTGTTGTCTTTTTGCCACCAGGACCTACCAACTACCGCAAACCTTCACGATAGACCTTGGCAAACCTGTGGCTATCAGCCGTATGAGAATGTGGCCGCATCTGGATGCTGCCTACGGCGGATCCCACCCAAAAGATTTCGAAATCTGGGGTTCTAACTCGGTTAATCCCGATGGCGATTATGTGGATCTGGCAAACAAGATCTATCGTGACAACTGGCAAAAAATAGGCACTTTCAAGTCTTTTAAGCCATCAGGAGAGGGACCGGTGACAGCCGAAGACCGCGATTATGCATTGAACAGGGGAGAAGAATTTGAGTTTGAAGCCGGTATTCCTACCGTACGGTATATTCGTTTCAAAACTTTAAATACCTGGGGTATTTCCAGCGGGCAAACGCAGATCGTTATACAGGAGCTTACCTTATGGGGGCAGGAAGGGCAATAA